A DNA window from Pseudodesulfovibrio thermohalotolerans contains the following coding sequences:
- a CDS encoding ATP-binding cassette domain-containing protein — protein sequence MIVLNDIHKHYGRVRANDGISLTLEPGRIYALVGENGAGKSTLMRILAGHTRPTSGQLTINGETLSHLTPALAREKGVGMLYQDPLDFPAMPVWENFQLGAPKRSKREVVDIIGELSYRLDACFLPDEPVSSLTVGERQLLELLRLLDLGATTLILDEPTTGITPEQKQDLFDLLMKLAREEGHTIVLVTHKLSEAFEMADSIFIMRQGALVGTLTPPYDEKELVSLMFGEAADGEVEPLPELPADAGKPRLAMHDVLFAGPKYSMGGLNFTARPGECIGLAGLDGSGQELFLRGLCGLDRMPGGSFDLDGVNHASNNFAGLRKAGVQFVPADRLALALFPGLNLMEHITLAFPDRHGDLTEFYHSQCVDKFNLQAHPDTHAVELSGGNQQRLLLSLIPDETKLLLMEHPTRGLDAGSARQVWNHLKRRCAEGATLIFFSPDLEEVLEHSHRVIVFYDRAMAAVVEGEDISMEVVGALMAGKRYDELKEAEA from the coding sequence ATGATCGTCCTCAACGACATACATAAACATTACGGCCGGGTTCGGGCCAACGACGGCATCAGCCTGACCCTCGAACCCGGCCGCATCTATGCTCTCGTCGGTGAAAACGGCGCGGGCAAGTCCACGCTCATGCGCATCCTCGCGGGGCATACGCGCCCCACTTCCGGGCAACTGACCATCAACGGGGAAACCTTGAGCCACCTGACTCCGGCCCTGGCCCGCGAAAAGGGCGTCGGGATGCTCTACCAGGACCCCCTGGACTTCCCGGCAATGCCAGTGTGGGAGAACTTCCAGCTCGGCGCGCCCAAGCGCAGCAAGCGGGAAGTGGTCGACATCATCGGCGAACTCTCCTACCGCCTGGACGCCTGTTTCCTGCCCGACGAGCCCGTGTCCAGCCTGACCGTGGGCGAGCGGCAGCTCCTCGAACTGCTGCGCCTGCTCGACCTGGGGGCCACCACCCTGATTCTGGACGAGCCCACCACCGGCATCACCCCGGAACAGAAGCAGGACCTCTTCGACCTGCTCATGAAGCTGGCGCGCGAGGAAGGCCACACCATCGTCCTCGTCACCCACAAGCTTTCCGAAGCCTTCGAGATGGCCGACTCCATCTTCATCATGCGCCAGGGAGCCCTGGTCGGCACCCTGACCCCGCCCTACGACGAGAAGGAGCTGGTCTCCCTCATGTTCGGCGAGGCCGCCGACGGCGAGGTGGAGCCCCTGCCCGAGCTGCCCGCCGACGCGGGCAAGCCCCGCCTGGCCATGCACGACGTGCTCTTCGCCGGGCCCAAGTACTCCATGGGCGGACTGAATTTCACAGCCAGACCGGGCGAGTGTATCGGACTGGCCGGGCTCGACGGCTCCGGCCAGGAACTGTTCCTGCGCGGCCTGTGCGGCCTGGACCGTATGCCCGGCGGCTCCTTCGACCTGGACGGAGTCAACCACGCCTCCAACAATTTCGCCGGGCTGCGCAAGGCGGGGGTACAGTTCGTGCCCGCCGACCGGCTCGCGCTCGCCCTGTTCCCCGGCCTGAATCTCATGGAGCACATCACGCTGGCCTTTCCGGACCGGCACGGCGACCTGACCGAATTCTACCACTCCCAATGCGTGGACAAATTCAACCTCCAGGCCCATCCCGACACTCACGCCGTGGAGCTTTCCGGCGGAAACCAGCAGCGTCTCCTGCTCTCGCTCATCCCCGACGAGACCAAGCTCCTGCTCATGGAACACCCCACGCGCGGCCTGGACGCCGGTTCGGCCCGGCAGGTCTGGAACCACCTGAAACGGCGTTGCGCCGAAGGGGCCACATTGATCTTTTTCTCCCCTGACCTGGAGGAAGTGCTTGAGCACAGCCATCGGGTCATCGTCTTTTACGACCGGGCCATGGCAGCCGTGGTCGAGGGCGAGGACATCTCCATGGAGGTGGTCGGCGCTCTCATGGCGGGCAAGCGGTACGACGAACTCAAGGAGGCCGAGGCATGA
- a CDS encoding BMP family lipoprotein codes for MLRFRTLTAFALGVCLLVALGCSSEPDKKKTEAEAPATVEKAATEAKEFTIGLILVGPYNDKGYSQAQYEGGKYVETHMDGAKLIYLDKVNPADRPGLTIPQVVDDLIEKGADLIIAGSDDMKDGILEAAAMHPDKIFVHASGDSAWSGKAPANLGNLFAKMIYSKMLAGFTAAMTTQTGKIGVVGPLINEETRRLMSAAYLGARYAWTEVRGMDAKDLTFNVKWIGFWFNIPGVTADPTQVAGSFYDSGYDVVISGIDTPDNVIVAKQRAEAGKKVWALPYDYEKACEGQGDICLGVPYFNWGPGFLRLAKSVADGSYKPGFEWDAPYWADYNSHDKSPVGFMPGPGVTPEVKAELDKFIAKMGSGELKLFTGPLNYQDGTPFLKTGETATDKQIWYMEQLLEGMEGLSSPE; via the coding sequence ATGTTGCGATTTCGAACCCTGACGGCTTTCGCCCTGGGCGTTTGCCTGCTCGTCGCCCTGGGCTGTTCGTCGGAACCCGACAAGAAGAAAACCGAGGCGGAAGCCCCGGCAACCGTAGAAAAAGCCGCCACCGAGGCCAAGGAATTCACCATCGGCCTGATCCTGGTCGGTCCCTATAACGACAAGGGCTACAGCCAGGCGCAGTACGAGGGCGGCAAGTACGTCGAAACCCACATGGACGGCGCCAAGCTGATCTACCTCGACAAGGTCAACCCGGCCGACCGTCCCGGTCTGACCATCCCGCAGGTCGTCGACGACCTGATCGAAAAGGGCGCGGACCTGATTATCGCCGGTTCCGACGACATGAAGGACGGTATCCTGGAAGCCGCCGCCATGCATCCCGACAAGATTTTCGTGCATGCCTCCGGCGACTCCGCATGGTCCGGCAAGGCTCCGGCCAACCTGGGCAACCTGTTCGCCAAGATGATCTACTCCAAGATGCTCGCCGGGTTCACCGCCGCCATGACCACCCAGACCGGCAAGATCGGCGTGGTCGGCCCGCTCATCAACGAGGAAACCCGCCGTCTCATGTCCGCCGCCTATCTCGGCGCCCGCTACGCCTGGACCGAAGTTCGCGGCATGGACGCCAAGGACCTGACCTTCAACGTCAAGTGGATCGGCTTCTGGTTCAACATCCCCGGCGTGACCGCCGACCCGACCCAGGTGGCCGGTTCCTTCTACGATTCCGGCTACGACGTGGTCATCTCCGGCATCGACACCCCGGACAACGTCATCGTCGCCAAGCAGCGCGCCGAAGCAGGCAAAAAGGTCTGGGCCCTGCCCTACGACTACGAGAAAGCCTGCGAGGGCCAGGGCGACATCTGCCTCGGCGTCCCCTACTTCAACTGGGGTCCCGGCTTCCTGCGCCTGGCCAAGTCCGTGGCCGACGGCTCCTACAAGCCCGGCTTCGAGTGGGACGCTCCCTACTGGGCCGACTACAACAGCCACGACAAGTCTCCGGTGGGCTTCATGCCCGGCCCGGGCGTCACTCCCGAGGTCAAGGCCGAGCTCGACAAGTTCATCGCCAAGATGGGCTCCGGCGAACTGAAACTGTTCACCGGCCCCCTGAACTATCAGGACGGCACCCCGTTCCTGAAAACCGGAGAAACGGCCACCGACAAGCAGATCTGGTACATGGAACAACTGCTTGAAGGCATGGAAGGCCTGTCCTCCCCCGAGTAG
- the greA gene encoding transcription elongation factor GreA — translation MDRVPISKQGFEKITKELEDLKAQRPAIIQAIAEARAEGDLSENAGYDAARERQGMLEARISYINSRMPLFDVLDLDALSGERAIFGATVEVEDIDTEERRTFTLLGPDDADHKKGSISVLSPMGQAILGKEEGDEVIVDAPRGRIEYEIVSVQFLGAAGLNLR, via the coding sequence ATGGATCGCGTTCCCATTTCTAAGCAAGGGTTTGAAAAGATCACCAAGGAGCTTGAGGACCTTAAGGCCCAGCGCCCGGCTATCATCCAGGCCATCGCGGAAGCACGCGCGGAGGGGGACCTCTCCGAGAACGCCGGATACGACGCCGCCCGTGAGCGGCAGGGGATGTTGGAAGCCCGCATCAGCTACATCAATTCCCGTATGCCGTTGTTCGACGTCCTCGATCTGGATGCTCTCTCCGGCGAACGGGCCATCTTCGGCGCCACCGTTGAGGTGGAGGATATCGACACCGAAGAGCGGCGCACCTTTACCCTGCTCGGTCCCGACGACGCGGATCACAAGAAGGGTTCCATCTCCGTACTTTCCCCGATGGGCCAAGCCATTCTGGGAAAAGAGGAGGGCGATGAAGTCATCGTGGACGCCCCGCGCGGCCGCATTGAGTACGAAATCGTTTCCGTTCAGTTCCTTGGCGCTGCCGGGCTGAACCTCAGATAG
- a CDS encoding RluA family pseudouridine synthase produces MTISEGLNIVYEDDSVVVVDKPSGLLSVPGKGEANQDSVATRLKAMRPGCIDQPSVHRLDQDTSGLLALALTSEAHRDLSMQFMDRLVGKRYIALIDGVVAESGGVIELKFRLDPDNRPYQVYDPVNGKLGVTRWRNLGVENGRTRVEFKPNTGRTHQLRLHSAHKKGLGFPIVGDRLYGTGTGPGQLKLHASLLRFRHPVTRVPLEFISPAPF; encoded by the coding sequence ATGACCATATCGGAAGGGCTGAACATCGTTTACGAGGACGACTCCGTGGTGGTGGTCGACAAGCCGTCCGGCCTGTTGTCCGTGCCCGGAAAGGGCGAGGCCAATCAGGACAGCGTCGCCACCCGGCTCAAGGCCATGCGGCCCGGGTGCATCGACCAGCCCTCCGTTCACCGGCTTGACCAGGATACCTCCGGACTGCTCGCCCTGGCGTTGACCTCGGAGGCCCATCGCGACCTGTCCATGCAGTTCATGGACCGGCTGGTGGGCAAGCGGTACATCGCCCTTATAGACGGCGTTGTCGCCGAATCGGGCGGAGTCATCGAACTCAAGTTCCGCTTGGACCCGGACAACCGTCCGTATCAGGTCTATGACCCCGTGAACGGCAAGCTTGGCGTGACCCGCTGGCGAAACCTCGGCGTGGAGAACGGCCGTACCCGCGTCGAGTTCAAGCCGAACACCGGCAGGACCCACCAGCTTCGTCTGCATTCAGCCCACAAGAAGGGCCTCGGTTTTCCTATCGTCGGCGACCGGCTTTACGGCACCGGCACTGGTCCCGGCCAACTCAAGCTCCATGCCTCGCTTCTGCGGTTCCGCCATCCCGTCACTCGCGTTCCCCTGGAATTTATTTCCCCGGCTCCGTTTTGA
- a CDS encoding glutamine synthetase III family protein has translation MSGYQTRQNAINAVTNYKPSIEPLNFAETSPAEIFGSNVFTDKVMKGMLPKEVYKSLMNTKMTGEKLDPSVAGPVAAAMKEWAMSKGATHYTHVFYPLTGLTAEKHDGFLNPDGEGGAIAEFDGKLLIQGEPDASSFPSGGLRATFEARGYTAWDVTNPAYILENTNGTFLCIPTAFVSWKGHALDKKTPLLRSNQALNKAGRRFLKVFGTDDGSMVVSNAGPEQEYFLLDRNFFFARPDLMVCGRTLFGAKPSKGQELDDHYFGAIPRRVLSFMMEVERELYKLGVPVKTRHNEVAPGQFEIAPVYEQSNLATDHNQMVMITLKAVAKKHGMACLLHEKPFAGINGSGKHLNYSISTATQGSLYAPGKTPHENMQFLAVTAATIRAVEKYSKLLRSVVASAGNDHRLGANEAPPAIISVFLGDELAEIFNQIELGDLKGCKSKGCLEVGVDTLPPLPMDSGDRNRTSPFAFTGNRFEFRAVGSNQSIAGAQVALNTIMADSLDFVTEEILKITGGKKAGLKAACQKVLQDIMKQHGHVIFNGDGYADAWQKEAAKRGLPNLKTTPDALPSMIEKDVVEVFEKYSVLSKDELHSRYEIYHEQYNQHILTESLLVVKIAKTIILPAAIRYQGELAQVAASIKAAGIEPRTILLQEVTDKLRDLQQNILTLEEIIAKDEFDSPEEDARYKVDKTLPAMLAIREVADSLEGIVADDLWPLPSYQEMLFIK, from the coding sequence ATGAGCGGATATCAGACTCGTCAGAACGCGATCAATGCGGTGACCAATTACAAACCCAGCATCGAGCCGCTGAATTTCGCGGAGACCTCTCCGGCCGAGATTTTTGGTTCCAATGTCTTCACCGACAAGGTTATGAAGGGGATGTTGCCCAAGGAAGTCTACAAGTCCCTGATGAACACCAAGATGACCGGCGAGAAGTTGGACCCGTCCGTGGCCGGTCCCGTGGCCGCCGCCATGAAGGAATGGGCCATGTCCAAGGGCGCGACTCATTACACTCACGTCTTCTACCCCCTGACCGGCCTGACCGCCGAGAAGCATGACGGCTTTCTGAACCCCGACGGCGAGGGCGGCGCCATCGCCGAGTTCGACGGCAAGCTGCTGATCCAGGGCGAGCCCGACGCTTCCTCCTTCCCGTCCGGCGGCCTGCGCGCCACCTTTGAAGCCCGCGGCTACACCGCCTGGGACGTGACCAACCCGGCCTACATCCTTGAGAACACCAACGGCACCTTCCTGTGCATTCCCACCGCGTTCGTCTCCTGGAAGGGACACGCCCTGGACAAGAAGACTCCGCTGCTGCGCTCCAATCAGGCCCTGAACAAGGCCGGCCGCCGTTTCCTCAAGGTCTTCGGCACGGACGACGGCTCCATGGTCGTGTCCAACGCCGGTCCGGAGCAGGAATATTTCCTGCTGGACCGCAACTTTTTCTTTGCCCGTCCCGACCTGATGGTCTGCGGACGCACCCTGTTCGGCGCCAAGCCCTCCAAGGGCCAGGAGCTGGACGACCACTACTTCGGCGCCATCCCGCGCCGCGTGCTCTCCTTCATGATGGAGGTCGAGCGTGAGCTGTACAAGCTGGGCGTGCCGGTCAAGACCCGTCACAACGAGGTCGCTCCCGGCCAGTTCGAGATCGCTCCGGTCTACGAGCAGTCCAACCTTGCCACCGACCACAACCAGATGGTCATGATTACCCTGAAGGCCGTGGCCAAGAAGCACGGCATGGCCTGCCTCCTGCACGAGAAGCCCTTCGCGGGCATCAACGGTTCCGGCAAGCACCTGAACTACTCCATCTCCACCGCCACCCAGGGTTCCCTGTACGCTCCGGGCAAGACCCCGCACGAGAACATGCAGTTCCTGGCGGTCACCGCGGCCACCATCCGTGCCGTCGAGAAATACTCCAAGCTGCTCCGTTCCGTGGTCGCCTCCGCAGGCAACGACCATCGCCTGGGCGCCAACGAAGCGCCTCCGGCCATCATCTCCGTCTTCCTGGGCGACGAGCTGGCCGAGATCTTCAACCAGATCGAGCTGGGCGACCTCAAGGGCTGCAAGTCCAAGGGCTGCCTTGAAGTGGGCGTCGACACCCTGCCTCCCCTGCCCATGGATTCCGGCGACCGTAACCGCACCTCCCCGTTTGCCTTCACCGGCAACCGTTTCGAGTTCCGCGCTGTCGGTTCCAACCAGTCCATCGCCGGCGCTCAGGTCGCTCTGAACACCATCATGGCCGACTCCCTGGACTTCGTCACCGAAGAGATCCTCAAGATCACCGGCGGCAAGAAGGCCGGTTTGAAGGCTGCCTGCCAGAAGGTCCTTCAGGACATCATGAAGCAGCACGGCCACGTGATCTTCAATGGCGACGGTTATGCCGATGCATGGCAGAAGGAAGCTGCCAAGCGCGGCCTGCCCAACCTGAAGACCACCCCGGATGCGCTGCCCTCCATGATCGAGAAAGATGTGGTCGAGGTCTTCGAGAAGTACAGCGTCCTGTCCAAGGATGAACTGCACTCCCGCTACGAAATCTACCACGAGCAGTACAACCAGCACATCCTCACCGAGTCGCTGCTGGTCGTGAAGATCGCCAAGACGATCATCCTGCCCGCCGCCATCCGCTACCAGGGCGAGCTGGCTCAGGTCGCCGCGTCCATCAAGGCCGCAGGCATCGAGCCCCGCACCATCCTGCTTCAGGAAGTCACCGACAAGCTGCGCGACCTGCAGCAGAACATTCTGACGCTGGAAGAGATCATCGCCAAGGACGAGTTCGATTCCCCCGAGGAAGACGCCCGCTACAAGGTCGACAAGACCCTGCCCGCCATGCTCGCCATTCGCGAAGTGGCCGACAGCCTCGAAGGCATCGTGGCCGACGATCTCTGGCCTCTTCCCAGCTACCAGGAAATGCTCTTCATCAAGTAG
- a CDS encoding amphi-Trp domain-containing protein produces the protein MSDERLGTNPLDWVTPDAAPDAARPSGKTTRTTPPSDKGKTDGPAAAPRKGLFSPVGTENEEDTMGKGKIKIKQTMDTPQLAAYLKDLADSLESGVIRAENEEGTLVLSVPDSMQVELKLARKKDKAKCEIELEWLDDGSRIDPIKISGE, from the coding sequence ATGAGCGACGAGAGACTCGGGACCAATCCTCTTGATTGGGTCACGCCCGATGCCGCGCCCGACGCGGCCCGCCCCTCCGGCAAAACCACGCGAACCACGCCCCCATCAGACAAGGGGAAAACCGACGGACCAGCCGCCGCACCGCGAAAAGGACTGTTCAGCCCCGTCGGAACCGAAAACGAGGAGGATACGATGGGCAAAGGCAAAATCAAGATCAAGCAGACCATGGACACGCCCCAGTTGGCCGCCTATCTCAAGGACCTGGCCGACTCCCTCGAATCCGGCGTCATACGCGCCGAAAACGAGGAGGGAACCCTTGTCCTCAGCGTGCCCGACTCCATGCAGGTAGAACTCAAGCTCGCCCGCAAAAAAGACAAGGCCAAATGCGAAATCGAGCTCGAATGGCTCGATGACGGCTCCCGGATCGACCCGATCAAAATCTCCGGCGAATAA
- a CDS encoding ParA family protein, translating to MRTIAVLNQKGGVGKTSTAVNLGAALARQDQRVLLLDLDPQAHLTYSLGIMAHELPRTVSAVLMRECPTGAVTMEVGPLHVVPASVALAGTEVDLASAEKRESRLRDALSTVSGYDFAILDCPPNLGMLTLNAMVAAGELLVPVQPEFLALQSLGKLMETVKVIRKGWNPALALTGILMTRYQRTKKLNREIRRKIRDYFGDALLETTIRDNISLAEAPSFGKDIFTYKPRSHGAADYRNLALELLRRGAP from the coding sequence ATGCGCACTATCGCGGTGCTGAACCAGAAGGGGGGCGTGGGCAAGACGTCCACTGCCGTGAACCTGGGGGCCGCCCTGGCCCGGCAGGACCAACGCGTGCTGCTGTTGGACCTCGATCCCCAGGCGCATCTGACGTACTCGTTGGGCATAATGGCCCACGAGCTGCCCCGGACCGTCAGCGCGGTCCTGATGCGTGAATGTCCCACAGGCGCAGTGACCATGGAGGTCGGCCCGCTACACGTGGTGCCCGCCTCCGTGGCCCTGGCCGGAACCGAGGTCGATCTGGCCTCCGCCGAAAAACGCGAATCCCGCCTGCGCGACGCGCTTTCCACCGTCTCAGGCTACGACTTCGCCATCCTCGATTGCCCGCCCAACCTCGGTATGCTCACTCTCAACGCCATGGTAGCCGCCGGGGAGCTACTCGTCCCGGTGCAGCCCGAATTTCTGGCCCTGCAATCCCTGGGAAAACTCATGGAAACGGTCAAGGTCATCCGCAAGGGCTGGAACCCCGCCCTCGCCCTGACCGGCATTCTCATGACCCGATATCAGCGCACCAAAAAGCTCAACCGCGAAATCCGACGCAAAATCAGGGACTACTTCGGCGACGCCCTCCTGGAAACGACCATCCGTGACAACATTTCCCTGGCCGAGGCACCCAGCTTCGGCAAGGATATCTTCACCTACAAACCCCGCAGCCACGGGGCCGCCGATTATCGGAATCTGGCCCTGGAACTGCTCCGCAGAGGTGCCCCATGA
- a CDS encoding amphi-Trp domain-containing protein: MEKQKLSVKKVLEYKDAVSYIEDIAKSFRSGTIVLESGEEQVVMKPSAQVAVKVEAKVKNDKQKIGFELSWNDTSETDLKIGDTVHAAPAVQPQGGAPAVKPEAQAPVAKEPAMPPAKNAEAKQPAVPESKVPAKPEPKSEPAPKPEAKPASAAKSAAPKAATGKSPAKAAKKSAARKPTAKRPAKSAGKK; encoded by the coding sequence GTGGAAAAGCAGAAACTCAGCGTCAAGAAGGTCCTGGAGTACAAGGACGCGGTGTCCTACATCGAAGACATCGCCAAGAGCTTTCGATCCGGCACCATCGTGCTGGAGAGCGGCGAGGAGCAGGTGGTCATGAAGCCTTCGGCCCAGGTGGCCGTCAAGGTCGAGGCCAAGGTCAAGAACGACAAACAGAAGATCGGCTTCGAGCTGAGCTGGAACGATACGTCCGAAACCGATCTGAAAATCGGCGACACCGTTCACGCCGCCCCGGCGGTGCAGCCCCAAGGCGGCGCGCCCGCCGTCAAGCCCGAGGCCCAGGCTCCGGTCGCCAAAGAACCGGCCATGCCACCGGCAAAAAACGCGGAGGCAAAGCAGCCCGCCGTGCCCGAATCCAAGGTCCCGGCCAAACCCGAGCCCAAATCCGAACCCGCGCCAAAACCCGAGGCCAAGCCTGCATCCGCGGCCAAGTCCGCGGCCCCGAAGGCCGCTACCGGCAAAAGCCCGGCCAAGGCGGCCAAAAAGAGCGCGGCGAGAAAGCCCACCGCCAAGAGACCGGCCAAATCGGCCGGAAAGAAATAA
- a CDS encoding GAK system CofD-like protein → MRIRVTRNVTIPDPRKLEQFRRAPELGPSVLFFSGGSALRDTSRELIRYTHNSIHLITPFDSGGSSAVIRRAFGMPAVGDIRNRLMALADQSVKGNPEIYSLFTHRLPKEAENEFLRGELDAMATGVHPLVRRIPDPMRKLIRNHFYEFLDRMPTDFDLRGASIGNLVLTAGYLSNRRQLDPVIYLFSKLVQVCGVVRPTVNKDLHLAVRLADGQTIVGQHMITGKESAPITSPVEDIWLTPSLDSDEKTHTAIRNKIKDWIGKADLICYPPGSFYSSVVANLLADGVGKAVASNTCPKVFIPSTGADPETTGMSVADQAEVLCRHLSADAGSTDAEVLGYILVDSKNGEYAGGIGKDRLKANGFTVIDGPLVTERSAPFLDGHAISEFLLSLC, encoded by the coding sequence TTGCGCATTCGAGTCACCAGGAACGTCACCATTCCCGATCCCCGCAAACTTGAGCAGTTCAGGCGAGCCCCCGAACTCGGTCCGTCCGTGCTCTTCTTCAGCGGCGGCTCGGCCCTGCGCGACACCTCCCGGGAACTGATCCGCTACACGCACAACTCCATCCATCTCATCACCCCCTTCGACTCGGGCGGCAGCTCGGCGGTCATCCGCCGGGCCTTCGGAATGCCCGCCGTGGGCGACATCCGCAACCGGCTCATGGCCCTTGCCGACCAGTCCGTGAAGGGCAACCCCGAAATCTACAGCCTCTTCACCCACCGCCTGCCCAAGGAAGCGGAAAACGAGTTCCTGCGCGGGGAGCTCGACGCCATGGCCACGGGCGTGCATCCCCTTGTCCGGCGCATCCCGGACCCCATGCGCAAGCTCATCCGGAACCATTTCTACGAATTTCTTGACCGTATGCCCACGGACTTCGATCTCAGGGGCGCGAGCATCGGGAATCTGGTCCTGACGGCGGGCTATCTGTCCAATCGCCGCCAGCTCGACCCGGTCATCTATCTTTTCTCCAAGCTGGTCCAGGTCTGCGGCGTGGTCCGTCCCACCGTGAACAAGGACCTGCATCTGGCAGTCCGCCTGGCCGACGGTCAAACCATCGTGGGCCAGCACATGATTACCGGCAAGGAATCCGCGCCGATAACCTCGCCCGTGGAAGACATCTGGCTGACTCCTTCCCTGGATTCCGACGAAAAAACCCACACCGCCATCCGCAACAAGATCAAGGACTGGATCGGCAAGGCGGACCTCATCTGCTACCCGCCGGGCAGCTTCTACTCCAGCGTGGTGGCCAATCTGCTGGCCGACGGCGTGGGCAAGGCCGTGGCCTCCAACACCTGCCCCAAGGTGTTCATACCATCCACCGGGGCCGACCCCGAAACAACAGGGATGTCCGTGGCGGACCAGGCGGAAGTCCTCTGCCGCCATCTTTCGGCCGATGCCGGGAGCACGGACGCCGAAGTCCTCGGATACATTCTGGTGGATTCGAAAAACGGCGAATACGCGGGGGGCATAGGAAAGGACCGGCTGAAGGCAAACGGCTTCACGGTCATCGACGGGCCGCTCGTCACCGAGCGGAGCGCTCCGTTCCTCGACGGACACGCAATAAGCGAATTTTTGCTGTCGCTTTGCTGA
- a CDS encoding HprK-related kinase B, translating into MKLTGTTRRELAEAVKTARPASRTLFLDLGGCRIRVDSSSDELNDALADYFKEFVAESGDSAIVVSAHETPAPESDLDFNVKQPDPGKTKIKEEWIDLPGGRVVRKRLTGMHFIFGEGENVAVGPCLENSNQVINFINNRFIEWKLNRGGFLGHAAGVRSGERGISLAGFSGAGKSTLALHLMSKGTIFVSNDRIMVEKNGEGLFMYGVAKQPRINPGTALHNPDLCRIVEPDLRERFLSMPPDELWQLEHKYDALIDECYGPGRFELRCPMNGLVILNWKREDLPMRASLVDPRERKDLLPAFMKSTGLFYLPDDPARSGDPDEDAYADLLAGADLIEISGGIDFDRASEVCLHYMKTGLLPTD; encoded by the coding sequence ATGAAACTGACCGGCACGACCCGCAGGGAACTGGCCGAGGCCGTGAAGACGGCACGCCCCGCCTCCCGCACACTTTTCCTCGACCTCGGCGGCTGCCGCATCCGGGTGGACAGTTCCTCGGACGAACTCAACGACGCCCTGGCCGACTACTTCAAGGAATTCGTCGCCGAGAGCGGCGATTCCGCCATCGTCGTCTCGGCTCACGAGACCCCGGCCCCGGAGTCCGATCTCGACTTCAACGTCAAGCAGCCCGATCCCGGCAAGACCAAGATCAAGGAAGAATGGATCGACCTGCCCGGCGGCCGGGTCGTGCGCAAGCGGCTGACCGGAATGCACTTCATCTTCGGCGAGGGCGAAAACGTGGCCGTGGGGCCGTGCCTGGAGAACTCCAACCAGGTCATCAATTTCATCAACAACAGGTTCATCGAATGGAAGCTCAACCGGGGCGGATTCCTGGGGCACGCCGCGGGCGTCCGTTCGGGCGAGCGCGGCATCTCTCTGGCCGGATTCTCGGGCGCGGGCAAATCCACCCTGGCCCTGCACCTCATGAGCAAGGGCACTATCTTCGTCTCCAACGACCGGATCATGGTTGAGAAGAACGGCGAGGGGTTGTTCATGTACGGAGTGGCCAAACAGCCCCGCATCAACCCCGGCACCGCCCTGCACAACCCGGACCTGTGCCGCATCGTGGAGCCGGACCTGCGCGAACGCTTCCTGTCCATGCCGCCGGACGAGCTGTGGCAACTTGAACACAAATACGACGCCCTCATCGACGAATGCTACGGACCGGGCCGGTTCGAACTGCGCTGTCCCATGAACGGCCTGGTCATTCTCAACTGGAAGCGCGAAGACCTGCCCATGCGCGCAAGCCTCGTGGACCCGAGAGAGCGCAAGGATCTCCTGCCCGCGTTCATGAAGTCCACGGGCCTGTTCTATCTCCCGGACGATCCGGCGCGAAGCGGCGACCCCGACGAGGACGCCTACGCCGATCTCCTGGCCGGAGCGGACCTCATAGAAATCTCCGGAGGCATAGACTTCGACCGAGCTTCCGAGGTATGCTTGCATTACATGAAAACCGGCCTTCTCCCAACCGATTGA